The following are encoded together in the Aciduricibacillus chroicocephali genome:
- the hflX gene encoding GTPase HflX, with the protein MEAEFAEKVIIIGVKRQTTTEDQFHSSLDELVSLTDTAGGTVIAKITQNREKIHPATYLGEGKVEEIAQQVEELEADLVISNDELSPGQLRNLSAELGVRVIDRSQLILDIFAQRANTKEGKLQVELAQLEYLLPRLRGKGVELSRLGAGIGTRGPGETKLETDQRHIRNRIHEIKRRLQLAVKQREQYRKRRKTNEAFQIALVGYTNAGKSTIFNKLAHSDTLAENKLFATLDPLTRQIELPSGFKALLTDTVGFLQKLPTALIAAFRSTLEEAKEADLIVHVVDGSHPDKDTHQKTVLDLLSELEADAIPRLTVYNKKDCFESGIYPSESPSLMMSAYEEKDIELLREKIEGMLKEEWLPYCIEIEPSEGKVMDQLERETIVQKHEFAEESGRFIFEGYMRRGHPLNRLLKE; encoded by the coding sequence ATGGAAGCAGAATTCGCAGAAAAAGTCATTATAATAGGTGTTAAACGACAAACAACAACAGAAGACCAATTCCACTCGAGCCTTGATGAACTTGTTTCATTGACCGATACGGCTGGAGGAACTGTTATCGCAAAGATTACGCAAAACAGAGAAAAAATTCATCCGGCAACATATCTCGGTGAAGGAAAAGTGGAAGAGATTGCGCAACAGGTTGAAGAGTTGGAGGCAGATCTAGTAATTTCCAATGATGAGCTTTCTCCAGGACAGTTGCGTAATCTATCTGCTGAACTTGGTGTGCGGGTTATCGACCGTAGCCAGCTAATCCTAGATATATTTGCTCAGCGTGCAAATACAAAGGAAGGTAAGCTTCAAGTTGAACTTGCCCAACTGGAATATTTGCTTCCTCGCCTGAGAGGTAAAGGTGTGGAATTGTCTCGACTAGGTGCCGGTATTGGAACGAGAGGTCCTGGGGAAACAAAACTTGAAACGGACCAAAGACATATCCGGAACAGAATTCATGAAATTAAGCGACGATTGCAGCTTGCTGTGAAACAACGTGAGCAGTATAGGAAACGAAGAAAGACAAATGAGGCGTTTCAAATTGCTCTTGTAGGCTACACAAATGCTGGGAAATCCACAATTTTTAATAAACTAGCACATAGCGATACACTGGCCGAAAATAAACTATTTGCAACCCTTGATCCACTTACAAGACAGATTGAGTTGCCATCTGGTTTTAAAGCTCTTCTCACAGATACTGTAGGTTTTCTTCAAAAATTGCCAACCGCTCTCATTGCTGCATTCCGTTCTACATTGGAAGAAGCGAAAGAAGCAGACCTTATCGTTCATGTCGTAGATGGCTCGCATCCGGATAAAGACACACATCAAAAGACTGTGCTTGACCTTCTTTCAGAACTTGAAGCCGATGCGATTCCGCGTCTTACAGTGTATAATAAAAAAGACTGTTTCGAGAGCGGCATTTATCCTTCCGAATCTCCTTCTCTTATGATGAGTGCTTACGAAGAAAAAGATATCGAGCTTCTCCGTGAGAAAATCGAGGGAATGCTAAAGGAAGAATGGCTTCCTTACTGTATTGAGATTGAACCGAGTGAAGGCAAGGTCATGGATCAGCTTGAACGTGAAACAATTGTCCAAAAACATGAATTTGCCGAAGAGAGCGGCCGTTTTATCTTTGAAGGTTATATGAGGAGAGGACATCCGCTCAATCGGCTGCTGAAGGAGTAA
- a CDS encoding aminotransferase class I/II-fold pyridoxal phosphate-dependent enzyme yields MMEELVQKAEADCQEQFAKVDKIAEKNQERLLQAFHEKRVSDGHFNSTTGYGYDDTGREVLEAVYAKVFGGESGLVRPQIVSGTHAISTALFGILRPGEELLYITGTPYDTLEEVIGIRGENSGSLIDFGILYNEVDLKGDGLPDFDRIRQAIRPETKVIGIQRSKGYRDRPSFTIKQIAEMVRFVKEIKEDLIVFVDNCYGEFVEDQEPLHVGADLIAGSLIKNPGGGLVRAGGYIVGSEKLVNQCANRLTAPGLGKEAGATFNMLQEMFQGFFLAPHVVSQALKGAIFTSRLLELAGFETSPKYNAERTDLIQSVTFGDSERMISFCQAIQLHSPVNSYFAPVPSAMPGYEDEVIMAAGTFIQGSSIELSADGPLRPPYIAFVQGGLTYEHVKIAVRNATEKLLIPQNGTF; encoded by the coding sequence ATGATGGAAGAACTTGTACAGAAGGCGGAGGCAGATTGCCAAGAGCAATTTGCAAAAGTAGACAAGATTGCTGAAAAAAATCAGGAACGTCTGCTTCAGGCTTTTCATGAAAAACGAGTAAGTGATGGACATTTTAACTCTACAACGGGTTACGGATACGATGATACGGGTAGAGAAGTTCTTGAGGCTGTTTATGCTAAAGTATTTGGCGGTGAATCTGGCCTTGTAAGACCTCAGATTGTGTCTGGAACACATGCTATTTCTACAGCACTGTTTGGTATCTTACGTCCAGGAGAAGAGCTTCTCTACATTACTGGAACCCCTTATGATACGCTAGAAGAGGTTATTGGAATCAGAGGCGAAAACTCCGGTTCATTAATCGATTTTGGAATTTTATATAATGAAGTTGATCTAAAGGGAGATGGCTTGCCTGATTTCGATCGAATTCGCCAGGCAATCCGCCCAGAAACGAAAGTGATTGGTATTCAGCGCTCAAAGGGATATCGGGACAGGCCTTCCTTTACAATCAAACAAATTGCTGAAATGGTTCGATTTGTTAAGGAAATCAAAGAAGATTTGATTGTTTTCGTTGATAATTGCTATGGGGAGTTCGTAGAAGATCAGGAACCATTGCATGTTGGCGCAGACCTTATCGCAGGTTCTCTTATAAAAAATCCAGGCGGCGGCCTTGTAAGAGCTGGTGGTTATATTGTCGGCAGTGAAAAGCTAGTCAATCAATGTGCAAACCGCCTGACTGCTCCAGGGCTCGGTAAAGAAGCAGGGGCTACATTCAATATGCTACAGGAAATGTTTCAAGGCTTTTTCCTCGCGCCACATGTCGTCAGCCAGGCTCTAAAGGGAGCAATCTTTACCTCCAGGCTGCTTGAATTGGCCGGTTTCGAAACTTCTCCAAAATACAATGCGGAAAGAACGGATCTGATCCAGTCTGTCACTTTTGGCGATAGCGAGCGAATGATTTCGTTCTGTCAGGCGATACAACTGCATTCTCCAGTGAATTCTTACTTCGCTCCTGTGCCGAGTGCAATGCCGGGTTATGAAGATGAAGTAATCATGGCTGCAGGCACATTTATTCAAGGATCAAGCATTGAGCTTTCTGCAGATGGACCACTGCGACCGCCATATATTGCTTTTGTGCAAGGCGGATTAACATATGAGCATGTAAAAATTGCAGTGCGAAATGCGACAGAAAAACTGCTTATTCCGCAAAATGGAACATTTTAA
- the glnA gene encoding type I glutamate--ammonia ligase: MSSKFSKEEIKKQIEKENVRFIRLQFTDMLGTIKNVEIPLSQLDKALDNKMMFDGSSIEGFVRIEESDMYLYPDLDSFVVFPWTSEKGKVARFICDVYNPDGTPFKGCPRYNLKRNLKKMEELGFTDFNIGTEPEFFLFKLDEKGEPSLELNDRGGYFDLAPTDLGENCRRDIVLELEEMGFEIEASHHEGAPGQHEIDFKYSDAVKHCDDIQTFKLVVKTIARKHNLHATFMPKPLFGVFGSGMHVNMSLFKDGKNVFFDENGERELSDTAYKFTAGLVKHATNYTAVTNPTVNSYKRLVPGYEAPSYVAWSAQNRSPLVRIPSSRGLSTRLELRSVDPTANPYLAMAVLLSAGLDGIKNDLTPPKSVDCNIYDMTQEERDEHNVKSLPATLMDALNELKKDEIIKEALGEHLYTNFLEAKVIEWDMFRTTVHPWEREQYMSMY, encoded by the coding sequence ATGAGCTCCAAGTTTTCGAAAGAAGAGATTAAAAAACAGATAGAAAAAGAGAACGTAAGATTTATTCGCCTCCAATTCACGGATATGCTTGGAACGATTAAAAACGTGGAAATTCCACTTAGCCAATTGGATAAAGCACTTGATAATAAAATGATGTTTGATGGTTCATCAATCGAAGGATTTGTTCGTATTGAAGAATCTGATATGTATCTGTATCCAGATCTAGATTCATTTGTTGTCTTCCCTTGGACTTCTGAAAAGGGTAAAGTTGCTCGATTCATCTGTGACGTTTACAATCCGGATGGCACTCCATTCAAAGGATGCCCGCGTTACAATCTGAAAAGAAACTTGAAGAAGATGGAAGAACTTGGTTTCACGGATTTCAATATCGGTACAGAGCCAGAATTTTTCCTATTCAAGCTAGATGAAAAAGGTGAACCTTCACTTGAATTGAATGACCGTGGAGGCTATTTTGACCTAGCACCAACAGACCTTGGAGAAAACTGCCGTCGTGACATCGTATTGGAGCTAGAAGAGATGGGCTTCGAAATTGAAGCTTCTCACCACGAGGGAGCTCCAGGACAGCATGAGATTGATTTCAAATATTCAGATGCTGTTAAACACTGTGATGACATCCAGACATTCAAACTAGTTGTCAAAACAATTGCTCGCAAACATAATCTACATGCGACTTTCATGCCAAAACCACTATTCGGTGTATTTGGCTCAGGCATGCATGTTAATATGTCTTTGTTCAAAGATGGTAAAAACGTGTTCTTCGATGAAAATGGCGAGAGAGAATTGAGCGATACTGCTTATAAATTTACAGCGGGTCTTGTGAAGCATGCTACAAATTATACAGCTGTAACAAATCCGACAGTTAACTCTTATAAGCGTCTTGTACCAGGCTACGAAGCTCCTAGCTATGTTGCTTGGTCTGCACAAAACAGAAGTCCGCTAGTACGTATTCCATCTTCACGTGGATTGAGCACACGCCTTGAGCTTCGTAGTGTAGATCCAACAGCAAACCCATACTTGGCAATGGCTGTATTGCTTTCTGCAGGACTTGACGGAATTAAAAACGATTTGACTCCACCTAAGTCAGTTGATTGCAATATCTACGATATGACTCAGGAAGAGCGCGACGAACATAATGTTAAAAGTCTTCCTGCTACATTGATGGATGCTTTGAATGAATTGAAGAAAGATGAAATCATCAAAGAAGCACTTGGTGAACATCTGTATACCAATTTCCTCGAAGCCAAGGTAATTGAGTGGGATATGTTCCGTACAACTGTACATCCATGGGAGCGCGAGCAGTACATGAGCATGTATTAA
- a CDS encoding PLP-dependent aminotransferase family protein, with translation MPINSFENYPMSWKPSFSKEEKPIYKTIATQLESDIIEGVLLPGTKLPPQRELADYLDLNVSTISKAFKVCELKGLLSARVGSGTFVSYDALANAYLLEETKPKLIEMGATLPDNASFEPLMLQLKSMLREENYEKWFGYGRAGESLWQKEAALKLIERGGYQATADQILFATGAQNTIAAAIASLCSPGDRLGVDQHTYPGLKIVAAMLSVQLVPIRSVNNQMCPEALEDACKNEYIKGIYVIPDNHNPTACSMSEVNRKAIAKVAQKYNLFVLEDASYHLLAESPPTALAAFAPEQVIYIASLSKSIAPGLRMAYVAVPEQFKEQLSRALYNLNVSVSPLLSELAARTILSNEFELIIKNHQNQAIHRNRLVNHYLSEWTCLGANTSIFRWLFLPGNLSGAEFEKLAADRGVQVYAAERFAVGNSCPERAVRIAVCAMDKLEELEEGLRILNQLMCEVV, from the coding sequence ATGCCAATTAATTCCTTTGAAAACTACCCAATGAGCTGGAAACCATCATTTAGTAAAGAAGAAAAGCCCATTTATAAAACAATCGCAACGCAATTGGAGAGTGATATTATAGAAGGTGTCTTATTGCCAGGGACTAAACTACCTCCACAACGAGAGCTGGCCGATTACTTGGATTTGAATGTAAGTACGATTTCAAAAGCATTCAAGGTTTGTGAGTTGAAAGGCTTATTAAGTGCTAGAGTGGGCAGTGGCACATTCGTTTCTTATGATGCATTGGCGAATGCCTATTTGCTCGAGGAAACAAAACCTAAACTTATTGAAATGGGAGCGACTTTACCTGATAATGCTTCATTCGAACCGTTGATGCTTCAGTTGAAAAGCATGTTACGGGAAGAAAACTATGAGAAATGGTTTGGTTATGGACGAGCTGGAGAAAGTTTATGGCAAAAAGAAGCTGCTCTGAAGCTGATTGAAAGAGGTGGTTACCAAGCAACCGCAGACCAGATTCTCTTTGCAACTGGCGCACAGAATACCATTGCCGCCGCAATAGCTAGTCTCTGCAGCCCGGGAGATCGCTTGGGGGTGGACCAACATACATATCCAGGTTTAAAAATTGTAGCTGCAATGCTGAGTGTGCAGCTGGTACCTATAAGATCGGTTAACAACCAGATGTGTCCTGAAGCTTTGGAAGATGCATGTAAAAATGAATATATTAAAGGCATTTATGTAATTCCAGATAATCACAATCCGACAGCATGCTCAATGTCCGAAGTTAATAGGAAAGCAATTGCCAAAGTTGCCCAAAAATATAATCTGTTTGTGCTTGAGGATGCGTCCTATCATCTGCTTGCAGAAAGTCCTCCGACAGCACTCGCAGCTTTTGCACCGGAGCAGGTTATTTACATAGCTAGCCTTTCAAAATCTATTGCGCCTGGTCTGCGTATGGCATACGTTGCAGTACCGGAGCAGTTCAAGGAACAGCTTTCGAGGGCCCTTTATAATCTAAATGTTTCTGTTTCTCCACTGCTTTCTGAGTTGGCAGCTCGTACTATTTTATCCAATGAATTCGAGCTCATTATTAAGAACCATCAGAATCAAGCTATCCATAGGAACAGACTAGTCAACCATTATTTAAGTGAATGGACCTGCCTTGGTGCCAACACCAGTATTTTCCGTTGGTTGTTTCTGCCTGGCAATTTGTCTGGAGCAGAATTTGAGAAATTAGCTGCGGACCGAGGTGTTCAAGTATATGCGGCTGAAAGGTTTGCAGTCGGAAATAGTTGCCCGGAGAGAGCTGTAAGGATTGCAGTGTGCGCAATGGATAAACTTGAAGAGCTAGAAGAAGGCTTGAGAATTTTAAATCAATTGATGTGTGAAGTAGTTTGA
- a CDS encoding MFS transporter — protein sequence MTHTDDGSTDAQSGLVESYVNSPEKQQKLYKRTLLVVVLSQIFGGAGLAAGITVGALLAKDMMGTDSVTGIPTALFTLGSAGAAFFVGRFSQKSGRRIGLAAGFITGGLGAVGVVLAAMTNSISLLFASLLIYGAGAATNLQARYAGADLANPTQRARAVSMAMVSTTFGAVAGPNLVEVMGRFSTILGIPPLAGPFILAAAAYLLAGIFLFLFLRPDPFIVAKMLAEVKRINSHLTWEDKSEILSTNRRGIFAGASAMIVTQFVMTAIMTMTPIHMGHNGHSLNAVGLVIGFHIGAMFLPSLVTGFLVDKIGRTAMVIASAVTLLGSGVLAAAGPGESMTVLVTALILLGLGWNFGLISGTAILVDSTSTVVRAKVQGNVDVLIALSGALGGGLSGAVVAVSSYATLSLVGGILSLSLIPIIIWTRMKGRT from the coding sequence ATGACGCATACAGATGACGGGAGTACGGACGCTCAATCTGGTTTGGTGGAAAGCTATGTTAATTCACCAGAAAAACAGCAGAAATTGTACAAAAGAACTTTATTGGTCGTTGTGCTATCTCAAATTTTTGGCGGAGCAGGTCTTGCGGCAGGAATTACAGTGGGAGCTCTTTTGGCTAAGGATATGATGGGTACGGACAGTGTAACGGGAATCCCTACTGCGCTATTTACTTTAGGATCAGCGGGAGCTGCATTCTTTGTAGGACGATTCTCACAAAAATCAGGCCGGCGTATCGGTTTGGCTGCAGGGTTTATTACCGGAGGCCTTGGAGCAGTCGGGGTTGTTCTCGCCGCAATGACTAATAGCATATCGCTCTTATTTGCTTCACTTCTCATTTATGGTGCTGGTGCCGCTACAAACTTACAAGCGCGATACGCAGGAGCAGATCTTGCAAATCCAACCCAACGCGCAAGGGCTGTAAGTATGGCAATGGTATCTACTACTTTCGGAGCGGTTGCAGGTCCAAATCTTGTAGAGGTCATGGGGAGGTTTTCCACCATACTGGGCATTCCTCCGCTGGCTGGGCCATTTATTTTGGCAGCTGCTGCTTATCTACTTGCTGGTATATTTCTCTTTCTGTTCCTTCGCCCAGACCCTTTTATTGTGGCTAAAATGTTAGCTGAGGTTAAGAGAATAAATAGTCATTTGACCTGGGAGGATAAGTCAGAAATCCTCTCTACTAACAGACGAGGTATATTTGCAGGAGCATCAGCAATGATTGTAACCCAATTTGTTATGACGGCAATCATGACGATGACTCCAATACATATGGGGCATAATGGTCATAGTTTGAACGCAGTCGGGCTTGTAATCGGATTTCATATAGGCGCTATGTTCCTACCTTCACTTGTAACGGGATTTCTTGTTGATAAAATCGGCCGAACTGCAATGGTAATTGCTTCAGCTGTAACACTGCTCGGTTCAGGTGTTCTGGCGGCAGCCGGTCCTGGGGAATCAATGACCGTGCTTGTTACTGCATTGATTCTTCTTGGGCTTGGCTGGAATTTCGGACTGATCAGCGGTACTGCGATTCTTGTTGACTCTACTTCAACGGTAGTACGGGCTAAAGTACAGGGTAACGTGGATGTCTTAATTGCATTGTCCGGTGCCTTGGGAGGAGGCTTGTCTGGAGCTGTTGTAGCGGTTTCGAGTTATGCTACATTGTCACTTGTTGGAGGGATTCTATCCTTATCGCTAATCCCAATCATAATCTGGACTCGTATGAAAGGTCGAACATAA
- the uraD gene encoding 2-oxo-4-hydroxy-4-carboxy-5-ureidoimidazoline decarboxylase, translating to MDKDVAKQEELEKKLGYTLEELNQKDQQGFVGAVGSILEHSPWVAEQTWVKRPFSSVDEMFAIMEKTVDTASMKKKLDLLNAHPDLGGKVKMTDESVQEQKGAGLDQLSEEEHAEFLSLNKQYTDKFGFPFIIAVKGLDKNDIKAAMQKRINNDRDTELNTALKEVYKIARFRLDELVKPSSQK from the coding sequence GTGGATAAGGACGTAGCAAAGCAAGAAGAATTGGAGAAGAAACTTGGGTACACATTGGAAGAACTGAACCAGAAAGATCAGCAAGGTTTCGTAGGTGCAGTCGGCTCTATCTTGGAGCACTCACCATGGGTTGCAGAACAAACATGGGTAAAGCGTCCATTCTCATCTGTAGATGAAATGTTCGCTATTATGGAGAAAACAGTCGATACAGCTTCAATGAAAAAGAAATTGGACCTTCTTAACGCTCACCCGGATTTGGGAGGCAAGGTAAAGATGACAGACGAATCCGTTCAGGAACAAAAGGGTGCAGGACTTGACCAGTTGTCAGAGGAGGAGCATGCCGAGTTTCTCTCTCTAAACAAGCAGTATACAGATAAATTTGGTTTCCCTTTTATTATTGCAGTTAAAGGTCTGGATAAAAATGATATTAAGGCTGCTATGCAGAAACGCATTAATAATGATCGTGATACTGAATTGAATACAGCTCTAAAGGAAGTTTACAAAATAGCTCGTTTCCGTTTAGATGAACTGGTTAAACCTTCTAGCCAAAAGTGA
- a CDS encoding terminase small subunit, producing MGVKLTLKQQKFADYYIELGNASEAARRAEYSKKYAAQNTDNY from the coding sequence ATGGGAGTGAAGCTGACATTAAAACAGCAGAAATTTGCAGATTATTATATTGAGTTGGGAAATGCAAGTGAAGCAGCAAGGAGAGCTGAGTACAGCAAGAAATACGCTGCTCAGAATACAGACAACTACTAA
- a CDS encoding helix-turn-helix domain-containing protein, producing MEIEVVFGKVLKEFRKERKLSQEELAFICGLDRTYISLMERGKRKPTITTIFVLAAGLEILPSLLVSKTEQKCGL from the coding sequence ATGGAGATAGAGGTAGTATTTGGTAAGGTATTGAAGGAATTTAGAAAGGAAAGGAAGCTCTCGCAAGAAGAGTTAGCCTTTATTTGCGGGCTTGATCGTACATACATCAGTTTGATGGAACGGGGTAAAAGAAAACCTACAATAACAACAATTTTTGTATTAGCTGCTGGCTTAGAAATATTACCAAGCCTATTAGTATCGAAGACTGAGCAAAAATGTGGCCTATAA
- a CDS encoding site-specific DNA-methyltransferase: MEEQLIKKVGSLLKLFPQYWEGEQLLRNMVIEDLRAYKPELLEVLLSDQEIREMYAVEIAGSLLFKIDEFIDMLRYKNYWANSYTKYQNKIGLTSGGRYLDYNSDVILDFPYKDSILEGGMEKENVGRKEVYYNKIIAKKEIDQLLAQKVFVNVRKYNENKTEAVNFITDEDNLVIKGNNLLALHSLKERYSDKVKLIYVDPPYNTEQDSFKYNDRFSHSTWLTFMKNRLEIARELMQDKGLIFVHIGDQEMHYLKVMMDSIFERENFVATIPRKTRSGKSDVPYKLSQDYDWILVYTKGSAKTDKLFQREVERKYYISEDFPNDEWRLSDLTKQTSTKERPNSDFTLVNPRNGESFPVNPNRSWAVTKDTVDDYLKRGKIVFPGDYEFLNIKQPSMRVFKSEEIKKYGKGFNKAYVSTEFINQTMDVLLKQAVNKKGTDEIVDLFGEKVFPYPKNEILLQKIIEYTTNEGDLVLDFFMGSATTQAVALKMNRKFIGIEQMDYIESISIPRLEKVIKGEQGGISKDVDWHGGGSFVYVELYNLNNKYINEIQKASNQNDIEKLIYDMKESAYLDFQVKLNQVTLDNEDFLKLSIDEQKKSLLEILDMNQLYLNYSEIDDEQFCISANDRQFNESFYGKG; encoded by the coding sequence ATGGAAGAGCAACTTATTAAAAAGGTGGGGAGTCTTCTTAAGTTATTTCCACAGTACTGGGAAGGTGAACAGTTACTAAGAAACATGGTCATAGAAGACCTTAGAGCATATAAACCAGAATTGCTTGAAGTACTCTTGAGCGATCAAGAGATACGAGAAATGTACGCTGTGGAGATCGCCGGCAGTCTATTATTTAAGATTGATGAATTTATAGATATGCTAAGATACAAAAATTATTGGGCTAACAGCTATACTAAATATCAAAATAAAATAGGTTTAACATCTGGTGGAAGGTACTTGGACTATAATTCAGATGTTATATTAGATTTCCCATATAAAGATTCAATTTTAGAAGGGGGTATGGAGAAGGAAAACGTAGGAAGAAAAGAAGTTTATTATAATAAGATTATAGCAAAGAAGGAGATAGACCAACTACTTGCACAGAAAGTTTTTGTAAACGTTAGAAAGTATAATGAGAATAAAACTGAAGCAGTCAATTTTATAACAGATGAGGATAATCTTGTTATAAAGGGAAATAATTTATTAGCATTACATAGCCTAAAAGAAAGATATTCAGATAAGGTAAAGTTAATATATGTTGACCCACCATATAATACAGAACAGGATTCTTTTAAATATAACGATCGTTTTAGCCATTCAACTTGGTTAACTTTTATGAAGAACAGGCTAGAAATTGCAAGAGAACTGATGCAGGACAAAGGTCTTATATTTGTGCATATTGGTGATCAAGAGATGCATTATCTTAAAGTAATGATGGACTCCATCTTTGAGAGAGAAAACTTTGTTGCAACAATCCCCAGGAAAACAAGAAGTGGTAAAAGTGATGTTCCTTATAAGTTGTCCCAAGACTATGACTGGATTCTAGTATATACAAAAGGCAGCGCAAAAACAGATAAGCTATTCCAAAGAGAAGTAGAAAGGAAATACTATATTTCTGAGGACTTCCCTAATGATGAATGGAGATTATCAGATTTAACAAAGCAGACCTCAACTAAAGAAAGGCCAAATTCAGATTTCACTTTAGTTAATCCGCGAAATGGTGAGAGTTTTCCTGTTAATCCGAATAGAAGCTGGGCTGTTACTAAAGATACTGTCGACGATTATTTAAAGCGTGGAAAAATTGTTTTCCCCGGTGATTATGAATTTTTGAATATTAAACAGCCCTCTATGAGGGTTTTTAAATCTGAAGAAATAAAGAAATATGGAAAGGGCTTTAATAAAGCTTATGTATCAACCGAATTTATTAATCAGACCATGGATGTTTTGCTAAAGCAGGCAGTTAACAAAAAAGGAACGGACGAAATAGTCGATTTGTTCGGTGAGAAAGTCTTTCCATACCCTAAAAATGAAATACTTTTACAAAAGATTATTGAGTATACAACTAATGAAGGAGACCTTGTTTTAGATTTCTTTATGGGTTCGGCAACCACTCAAGCTGTAGCATTGAAAATGAATCGGAAGTTTATTGGCATAGAACAAATGGATTATATTGAAAGCATTTCTATACCCCGTTTAGAGAAAGTCATTAAAGGAGAACAGGGTGGGATTTCTAAGGATGTTGATTGGCACGGTGGAGGTTCATTTGTATATGTTGAGCTTTACAATTTAAATAATAAATATATAAATGAAATACAAAAAGCTTCAAATCAAAATGATATAGAAAAATTGATTTATGATATGAAAGAGAGTGCTTACTTAGACTTTCAGGTAAAACTTAATCAAGTTACTTTAGACAATGAAGATTTCCTTAAATTATCTATAGATGAACAGAAGAAGTCACTATTGGAAATTTTGGATATGAATCAGCTATATCTAAATTACTCTGAAATAGACGATGAGCAATTCTGTATCTCTGCTAATGACCGACAATTTAACGAATCTTTTTATGGGAAAGGATGA